One segment of Luteolibacter rhizosphaerae DNA contains the following:
- a CDS encoding filamentous haemagglutinin family protein — MRLDTAARDSLLRTAFRMSLGMAVVFTPGHADILRGGGGSGGSAPPAANGSPAGGAPPATTNQARVNAQDSLARTTQALNAVRAMQAAARANALNGGSNNLGSHPVTGQPLPNVPDGLGSGGLQLDPRVGTDPQWWQGAELPGQTTNGTQTNVTIRQTAQQALLNWETFNVGRNTTVHFDQTAGGSNASNWIAFNRVNDPTGNPTQILGSIKAEGQVYIINRNGIIFGGSSQVNVNSLTASALPINETLVANGLLNNPNREFLFDGLGQGRIGDVTVQAGAIINSPVSADGNGGRVMLVGANVHNAGTISTPAGQTILAAGLQVGVAAHLASDPSLRGLDTYVGAVVDPASALDPYAGTATNSGLIEAARANVTITGKSVQQLGFIESSTSVALNGRIDLLANYGAVANANYNTNGTQGTPFLFTSSGSVTLGEDSVTRILPQWADTDRAVGSELALRSQINLQGQTIHLDEGSEILAPNARVSMKAGRWVGLSSTPYSTFIADGGQVYIDRGAVVNLAGTAGASASVLQNYLTLVLRGSELAVAPLQQDGELRGDTITVDITQTGTYNGRDWVGTPLADVSGFVNLIERDVSQLTTAGGSLDISAGGSVVIRDGSTIDVSGGWTDFTGAVVRTTQVISNGQLIDIANATPDQVYSGIYTGTSNIVHSKWGVVEGFHQALAPNGQRYQQGYTQGANAGGLSISAPSIALDGNLVGNTVQGTNQVRSGSTGSNLPAAASLALRFQAQLLSAGSILTWHPEQPDVIFGNADQEDVADFATDASGAPFALAESRRETVYLSPDLFSTHGFGNLTVENAEGNILLPEDITLQRQVGGSLTLKAANIDIQGDIIAPGGTLSFSAHNISPYDAQFLNSDSPVPNPVPGQGNFTLGANATLNVAGLVTDDRQSLAAGNPSPLQLRGGSVSVAAYNADLQAGSVIDVSGGYLMTAGNSSHFGNAGSISIRAGQDPAVAPVLGGTLNLGSTLRGYSGARGGTLSLQAQHVQIGGINTDPSTLLLSPEFFNQGGFGTFNISGLGGGTAPAVLVTEGTEVAPVVQSYRVNPGGGGPLSLEIIEDVVGLRQPVSLNLSAPGVRDFSSSLFVRGDVVVGEGSILRTDPGGSVSVTGNTVSVLGSIITPGGSINVAGGSSTALVFNDITQARATTFIGSNALLSAAGTTVLLPDAYGRRVGQVLNGGNITLGGNIAASGGAVLDVSGTSGILDVNPALANPSRRANVPVGSGINRPINRLATVPVEVHSNGGSITLRGGQMLFSDATLLANAGGSTATGGSLTVSSGRFDPPGVIPPASSVNLTVQQSGAVIGGNAAIGAALGNAGHFSIDSFNQGGFDNLTLGGVVSFDGAVDVNARGSLRVATDGFLYANSQVNLTASHVALGKAFQPPSLPSEVTSPFGNASFSPTYGSGSLNVTAKVIDIGSLSLQNIGNATLSAVNGDIRGSGTFHMAGDLTLRAGQVYPLTASSLSFIAYDHGQTAGSITIEQSGRRQLPLSAGGTLGIYASHIEQRGTLRAPFGTINLGWDGTGTAPVDIIAGNSRPMPVTSQVTLGAGSVTSVSAVDPLTGKGIVIPYGISTDGENWIDPHGVDVTTGGVPEKSIVIAGQSVTTEDGSTVDLRGGGDLYAYRWVPALGGPSDILASTTSFAIIPGYQADFAPVSQFNPSDSASNLIGGAGDGYTNSSLQVGDRIYVAGSKTLAEGYYTLLPARYALLPGAVLVSAAGGDSGLGTVEMPDRSSVVSGFRFNGLNSERTLPTLATRFELASSSVVRKRAEYQDFLANVFLKKAAESANTTVPRLPTDSGHLVFQATQAMELLGEVASNSISGGRGSSIDISTPLDTFIASAGVTAPAGAITLDAAALNAFGAESLLIGGRRTSTADGITVDVRSGNITVDNEGSPLTASDLVLVARNGLTIAEGAEIRATGTLANADTLRLSGNGALLRVAANVNATTIRTGASGAGSPLLSIGAGATLAGKGLILDSTSTLSLDPAANLLADAYTFGSGRISIALDNAGALPTNAGTVLTRSTLDDFAAASSLSFLSYSSIDIYGTGGFGNSNLGTLALSAGEIRGFNANGGTARITANNLVLQNTANASASSGTLAPGSLEFQAGSIRLGSGQLAINGYANTVLNASRGITGSGTGGFSTQGSLTAIAPVITGEAGAKRSITAGGTLNLLAASSGQVLSGGLGSTLSLSGSSVNVATDIVLPSGSLSITATSGNLTVDGRLDASGTSQRFHDVTKFTSGGEILLSSLHGDVILNDGSLVDVSARPGGGDAGKLGVSVPEGSYASNGSIRASGGTGGKNGSFSLEASELGSTAALSASLASASLTESQSIRVRNGDVVIDGIHRANDFTLSADRGDITVTGTIDASGRTGGAIHLAANGDLTTVSGSRLTVAGQVFSNSGKGGKITLEAGAQRDGVVGDGSLSIQAGSILNLSVASKVAGDALTPGSSAYQGQFSGQLHLRASVLGNDIRVSALDGTIRDASSVIVEGYRLYDLTSSGGNITTAVQNQIRSDAAAFFGVNGTASANSAAITQRLLANNPGLESILVLAPGAEIINRTGNLTLGSSTSNQSADWDLSGFRFGAKGAAGVLTMRAAGDLVLFNALSDGFTPTLANSDPSWLWTARLANYNAALPANAQSWSYRLTAGADLSGADFADTIRTSTGSLKLGKTGTNIASSTGITATTLSAITNRFQTIRTGSGDIEINAAANVQFLNQFATIYTAGTRVSDPTMGGTFRLPSLSLTGLPSSLGNAQQTYAALYSMAGGDVRIHAGNNIERLTLTNGNLVADSQFQMPSNWLYRRGYVDPATGTFGINRHGESASTTWWIDFSNFFQGVGALGGGDVTMTAGNNISNVDAVVPTNARMPGYTDSTQTTRVRPDSSKLLELGGGDLLVQAGNDIDAGVYYVERGHGSLDAGGSIHTNATRSVLAQSNINVGQGTTYTQLPTTLFLGKGGFDISARGDVLLGPVSNPFLLPGGLLNSFWHKSYFSTYAQDSYVNVSSLGGDVTLRNAATMPGQTEAEAVPLLQSWYSNKLLYAPTLSASDAKPWLRLNETAIAPFETMFTLRPGSLEATSFSGDIALVGSFNLSPAAKGSLELLASGSINALQPNGVVNLKGVTTTMWGRSLINLSDADPAAIPGIATPFAYQVLAGTSNSAASTGGLLFLDFVNRLFAESGGTIGQNTVLQTKQALHAAGLLHRDDEEPTRIYAGSGDISGLTLFSPKETRVIAGRDIADIALYIQNLRASDASIVASGRDLSPYDSSSLLRVASQQRANAINDDSAPQAGDIQISGPGSLQVLAGRDLDLGTGPNNPDGTGTGINSIGNTRNPYLPFDGADLVVGAGIGASAGLSASNLNIPEFIDAYVLTPEGEKYLKEIAPGIVFADQPEEEQARLALEVFFRLLRDAGRNYAINGNYDSALDAIKVLFGTEPVWDGDILTRARDIRTTNGGDIAILAPGGGLQLASTILGNPLSPPGIITESGGNISIFANNDINIGIGRIFTLRGGNEIIWSTKGDIAAGSSSKTVQAAPPTRVLIDPQSAAVETDLSGLATGGGIGVLATVKGVPPGNVDLIAPEGTVDAGDAGIRVSGNLNIAANQVLNAGNIAVTGSSAGTPAAPSAPSVTTVTTTANTVSSTAEDAASNTAATKEEEAEPELIQPDSEISVELIGYGGGEDEDEEDDEEEAEEEISQ, encoded by the coding sequence ATGCGCCTCGACACCGCCGCCAGAGACTCCCTTCTCCGCACCGCCTTCCGCATGTCCTTGGGCATGGCGGTCGTGTTCACCCCGGGGCATGCGGATATCCTGCGTGGCGGTGGTGGCAGCGGTGGCTCCGCGCCGCCTGCCGCGAATGGATCACCCGCCGGCGGCGCGCCTCCCGCCACCACCAATCAGGCCCGCGTCAATGCGCAGGACTCGCTGGCACGCACCACACAGGCGCTTAATGCGGTGAGGGCCATGCAAGCGGCAGCCCGTGCGAATGCGCTCAACGGCGGATCGAACAATCTCGGCAGTCACCCGGTCACCGGCCAGCCCCTGCCCAATGTTCCGGACGGTCTCGGCAGCGGCGGTCTCCAGCTCGATCCCCGCGTGGGCACAGACCCACAGTGGTGGCAGGGAGCCGAGCTCCCCGGCCAAACCACCAATGGCACCCAGACCAATGTCACCATCCGCCAGACTGCCCAGCAGGCGCTGCTGAATTGGGAGACCTTCAATGTCGGACGGAACACCACCGTTCACTTCGACCAGACCGCGGGCGGCTCGAATGCCAGCAATTGGATCGCCTTCAACAGGGTCAATGATCCCACCGGCAACCCGACCCAAATCCTCGGCTCGATCAAGGCGGAGGGCCAGGTCTACATCATCAACCGCAACGGCATCATCTTCGGCGGCAGCAGCCAGGTGAATGTCAATTCGCTCACGGCCTCCGCACTGCCGATCAATGAAACCCTCGTTGCGAACGGCCTCCTCAACAACCCGAACCGCGAGTTCCTCTTCGATGGTCTCGGCCAGGGCCGCATCGGCGATGTCACCGTGCAGGCGGGCGCCATCATCAACAGCCCCGTCAGTGCCGATGGCAATGGCGGCCGCGTCATGCTGGTCGGTGCGAATGTCCACAATGCCGGCACCATCTCCACACCGGCAGGCCAGACGATCCTCGCGGCGGGCCTCCAAGTCGGAGTCGCCGCTCACCTCGCCTCGGACCCCAGCCTGCGTGGACTCGATACCTATGTCGGTGCTGTCGTCGATCCTGCCTCGGCCTTGGATCCCTACGCCGGCACGGCCACGAACAGCGGTTTGATCGAAGCTGCTCGTGCCAATGTCACCATCACCGGGAAGAGCGTCCAGCAGCTCGGCTTCATCGAGAGTTCCACCTCGGTCGCCCTGAACGGGCGGATCGACCTGCTCGCCAACTACGGCGCGGTGGCGAATGCGAACTACAACACGAACGGCACCCAAGGAACGCCCTTCCTCTTTACCTCCTCGGGCAGCGTCACTCTCGGCGAGGATAGCGTCACCCGCATCCTGCCGCAATGGGCCGATACCGACCGCGCGGTCGGCAGCGAGCTCGCCCTGCGTTCCCAGATTAATCTCCAAGGACAAACCATCCATCTTGATGAAGGCTCGGAGATCCTCGCGCCGAACGCCCGCGTGAGCATGAAGGCCGGCCGCTGGGTCGGGCTTTCCTCCACTCCCTACTCCACCTTCATCGCCGATGGCGGGCAGGTCTACATCGACCGCGGCGCGGTGGTGAATCTCGCAGGCACCGCGGGTGCTTCCGCCTCCGTTCTCCAGAACTACCTCACGCTAGTACTACGCGGCTCGGAGTTGGCCGTGGCCCCGCTCCAGCAGGATGGCGAGCTTCGCGGCGACACCATCACCGTCGATATCACCCAGACCGGCACCTACAACGGGCGCGACTGGGTCGGCACCCCGCTGGCCGATGTGAGCGGCTTCGTGAATCTCATCGAGCGCGATGTCTCGCAGCTCACCACCGCGGGCGGATCCCTCGATATCTCCGCGGGGGGATCCGTGGTCATCCGGGATGGCTCCACCATCGATGTCTCCGGCGGCTGGACCGACTTCACCGGTGCCGTGGTCCGCACCACCCAGGTCATCAGCAATGGCCAGTTGATCGATATCGCGAATGCCACTCCGGATCAGGTCTACAGCGGCATCTACACCGGCACTTCGAATATCGTCCACTCGAAGTGGGGAGTCGTGGAAGGCTTCCACCAGGCCCTCGCCCCAAATGGCCAGCGCTACCAGCAGGGCTACACGCAGGGTGCGAATGCCGGGGGCCTCAGTATCAGCGCGCCATCCATCGCGCTCGATGGCAATCTCGTCGGGAACACCGTGCAGGGTACGAATCAGGTCCGCTCCGGCAGCACCGGCAGCAACTTGCCCGCCGCGGCATCGCTCGCGCTCCGCTTCCAAGCCCAGCTTCTCTCGGCCGGCTCGATCCTCACTTGGCATCCCGAACAGCCGGATGTGATTTTCGGCAACGCCGATCAGGAAGATGTCGCCGACTTCGCCACCGATGCAAGCGGTGCTCCCTTCGCCCTTGCCGAGAGCCGCCGCGAGACCGTCTACCTCTCGCCGGATCTCTTCTCCACCCATGGTTTCGGCAATCTCACGGTCGAGAATGCCGAGGGCAACATCCTGCTTCCGGAAGATATCACGCTCCAGCGTCAGGTCGGCGGCAGTCTCACCCTGAAGGCTGCTAACATCGACATCCAGGGCGACATCATTGCACCCGGCGGCACCCTTTCCTTCTCGGCTCACAACATCTCTCCTTACGACGCACAGTTCCTCAATTCGGACTCTCCCGTGCCGAATCCCGTGCCGGGCCAAGGCAATTTCACGCTGGGCGCAAATGCCACGTTGAATGTCGCCGGTCTCGTGACGGATGACCGCCAGTCCCTCGCAGCCGGCAATCCATCGCCGCTCCAGCTCCGTGGCGGCAGCGTCTCCGTGGCCGCCTACAATGCCGATCTCCAAGCGGGCAGCGTGATCGATGTCTCGGGCGGCTACCTCATGACCGCCGGGAATAGCAGCCACTTTGGCAATGCCGGCAGCATCAGCATCAGGGCCGGTCAGGATCCCGCCGTCGCGCCGGTCCTCGGTGGCACGCTCAATCTCGGCTCCACCCTACGCGGCTACTCCGGAGCCCGCGGCGGCACGCTTTCGCTTCAGGCACAGCACGTCCAGATCGGCGGAATCAATACCGATCCCTCGACTCTCCTGCTATCCCCGGAGTTCTTCAATCAGGGCGGCTTCGGCACTTTCAATATCAGCGGTCTCGGTGGAGGTACGGCGCCCGCCGTACTCGTCACGGAAGGCACGGAGGTCGCACCGGTCGTCCAGAGCTATCGCGTCAATCCGGGGGGCGGCGGACCGCTCTCCTTGGAGATCATCGAGGATGTTGTCGGCCTGCGTCAGCCGGTCAGCCTGAATCTTTCCGCCCCCGGCGTTCGCGACTTCTCCAGTTCCCTCTTCGTCCGTGGCGATGTCGTGGTGGGTGAAGGTTCCATACTCCGCACCGATCCCGGCGGCTCCGTTTCCGTCACCGGCAATACCGTTTCGGTTCTCGGGTCCATCATCACGCCCGGTGGTTCCATCAATGTCGCAGGGGGCAGCTCCACCGCCCTCGTCTTCAACGATATCACGCAGGCCCGCGCCACCACCTTCATCGGCTCGAATGCCCTGCTCTCCGCGGCAGGTACCACGGTGCTCCTACCGGATGCTTACGGCCGCCGGGTCGGCCAAGTGCTCAATGGCGGCAATATCACGCTGGGTGGCAATATCGCCGCCTCAGGCGGTGCCGTTCTCGATGTCTCCGGGACCAGCGGCATCCTCGATGTGAATCCCGCCCTCGCGAATCCTTCGCGCCGCGCCAACGTGCCGGTGGGTAGCGGCATCAATCGCCCCATCAATCGCCTCGCCACCGTGCCGGTCGAGGTCCACAGCAATGGCGGCAGCATCACCCTGCGCGGGGGCCAGATGCTGTTCTCGGATGCCACGCTCCTCGCGAATGCCGGTGGCTCCACCGCAACCGGCGGCTCGCTCACCGTTTCCTCGGGCCGCTTCGATCCGCCTGGTGTCATTCCCCCGGCTTCTTCGGTGAATCTGACCGTGCAGCAGTCGGGAGCGGTCATCGGCGGGAATGCTGCCATCGGTGCCGCCTTGGGCAATGCCGGTCACTTCTCGATCGATTCCTTTAACCAAGGCGGCTTCGACAATCTCACCCTCGGCGGTGTCGTGTCCTTCGACGGCGCGGTCGATGTGAATGCCCGCGGCTCCCTCCGCGTCGCGACCGATGGTTTCCTTTATGCGAACTCGCAGGTGAATCTTACCGCCTCGCATGTCGCCTTGGGCAAGGCCTTCCAGCCGCCCTCCCTGCCTTCGGAAGTCACGAGCCCCTTCGGGAACGCCAGCTTCTCTCCCACCTATGGCAGCGGTAGCCTGAATGTCACCGCCAAGGTCATCGATATCGGCAGCCTCTCGCTGCAGAATATCGGCAATGCCACGCTCTCCGCCGTCAATGGCGACATCCGCGGCAGCGGCACCTTCCACATGGCAGGGGATCTCACCTTGCGCGCGGGCCAGGTCTATCCGCTCACCGCTTCCAGCCTCTCCTTCATCGCTTACGATCACGGGCAAACCGCAGGTAGCATCACCATCGAGCAATCCGGTCGCCGTCAGCTCCCGCTCTCCGCAGGCGGCACGCTTGGCATCTATGCCTCCCACATCGAGCAACGCGGCACCCTGCGAGCCCCCTTCGGCACCATCAATCTCGGCTGGGACGGCACTGGCACCGCTCCTGTGGACATCATCGCGGGGAATTCGCGACCGATGCCGGTAACCTCGCAGGTCACCTTGGGTGCCGGCAGCGTCACTTCCGTCTCCGCGGTCGATCCGCTCACCGGCAAGGGCATCGTGATCCCCTACGGCATCAGCACCGATGGCGAGAACTGGATCGACCCGCACGGCGTGGACGTCACCACCGGTGGAGTGCCGGAGAAGAGCATCGTCATCGCAGGCCAGAGTGTGACCACGGAGGATGGCTCCACCGTGGACCTCCGGGGCGGCGGGGATCTCTACGCCTACCGCTGGGTCCCCGCTCTCGGCGGCCCGAGCGATATTCTCGCTTCCACCACTAGCTTCGCGATCATTCCCGGCTACCAAGCGGACTTCGCTCCGGTCTCGCAATTCAATCCCTCCGACTCGGCCTCCAACCTGATTGGCGGCGCGGGCGATGGTTATACCAACAGCTCGCTTCAAGTCGGCGATCGTATCTACGTCGCGGGTAGTAAGACCCTGGCCGAGGGCTACTACACCCTCCTTCCCGCGCGTTATGCCCTGCTTCCGGGCGCGGTGCTCGTTTCCGCTGCCGGCGGCGACAGCGGTCTCGGCACGGTCGAGATGCCGGATCGCTCCAGCGTGGTCTCCGGCTTCCGCTTCAATGGCCTGAACAGCGAGCGCACGCTACCCACCCTCGCGACCCGTTTCGAGTTGGCTTCCTCATCGGTCGTCCGCAAGCGCGCCGAGTATCAGGATTTCCTCGCCAACGTCTTCCTCAAGAAGGCCGCCGAATCCGCGAACACCACCGTCCCCCGCCTGCCCACGGACTCCGGCCATCTGGTCTTCCAAGCCACGCAGGCCATGGAGCTACTCGGCGAAGTCGCATCGAACTCGATCTCGGGCGGCCGCGGTTCGTCCATCGATATCAGCACCCCGCTCGATACCTTCATCGCTTCCGCCGGAGTCACCGCTCCTGCCGGAGCCATCACGCTGGATGCCGCCGCACTCAATGCCTTCGGCGCGGAGAGCCTGCTCATCGGCGGTCGCCGCACCAGCACTGCGGACGGCATCACCGTCGATGTCCGCAGCGGTAACATCACGGTGGACAACGAAGGCTCGCCGCTCACCGCCAGCGATCTTGTGCTGGTTGCGCGAAACGGCCTCACCATCGCGGAAGGTGCGGAGATCCGCGCCACCGGCACGCTTGCGAACGCCGACACCCTGCGTCTCTCCGGCAATGGGGCTCTCCTCCGCGTCGCGGCAAATGTGAACGCCACCACGATCCGCACCGGTGCCAGCGGCGCGGGTTCGCCCCTGCTCAGCATCGGCGCGGGAGCCACGCTCGCGGGCAAGGGGCTTATCCTCGACTCAACCTCCACGCTCTCGCTGGACCCCGCCGCGAACCTGCTTGCGGATGCCTACACCTTTGGCAGCGGTCGTATCAGCATCGCCCTGGACAATGCAGGTGCCCTGCCTACGAATGCCGGCACCGTGCTCACCCGCAGCACGCTGGATGACTTCGCCGCGGCATCCTCGCTTTCCTTCCTCAGCTACTCGTCCATCGACATCTACGGCACCGGCGGATTCGGAAACAGCAACCTCGGCACCTTGGCCCTCAGTGCCGGGGAGATTCGTGGCTTCAATGCCAACGGCGGCACCGCACGCATCACCGCGAACAACCTGGTCCTCCAGAACACCGCCAATGCTTCCGCCTCAAGCGGGACTCTTGCTCCGGGCTCGCTCGAGTTCCAGGCTGGCTCGATCCGCCTCGGCTCCGGCCAACTCGCGATCAATGGCTATGCGAACACCGTCCTCAATGCCTCCCGCGGCATCACGGGTTCGGGCACCGGCGGCTTCAGCACCCAAGGCTCGCTCACCGCGATTGCACCCGTGATCACCGGCGAAGCCGGAGCCAAGCGCAGCATCACCGCAGGCGGCACCCTCAATCTCCTCGCCGCCAGCTCGGGCCAAGTCCTTTCCGGTGGTTTGGGCTCCACGCTCTCCCTGAGCGGCTCCTCGGTGAATGTCGCCACGGATATCGTTCTTCCGAGCGGCTCTCTTTCCATCACCGCCACCAGTGGGAATCTCACCGTGGACGGTCGCCTCGATGCCTCCGGCACTTCACAACGCTTCCACGACGTCACGAAGTTCACCAGCGGCGGCGAGATCCTGCTCTCCTCGCTCCATGGCGATGTGATCCTGAATGACGGATCGCTCGTCGACGTTTCCGCCCGTCCCGGTGGTGGCGATGCCGGCAAGCTTGGCGTCTCGGTGCCGGAGGGCTCCTACGCGTCGAACGGCAGCATCCGCGCGTCCGGGGGCACAGGAGGCAAGAACGGCAGCTTCTCGCTCGAAGCTTCCGAACTTGGCTCCACCGCCGCCCTCAGCGCCTCGCTCGCTTCCGCATCGCTCACGGAAAGCCAATCCATCCGCGTGCGGAACGGCGACGTCGTGATCGATGGCATCCACCGCGCCAACGACTTCACCCTCTCCGCCGATCGCGGCGACATCACGGTCACCGGCACCATCGACGCCTCGGGCCGCACCGGCGGCGCCATCCATCTCGCCGCGAATGGCGATCTTACCACGGTTTCCGGCTCGCGGCTTACCGTCGCCGGCCAAGTCTTCAGCAATTCAGGCAAGGGCGGCAAGATCACCCTGGAAGCCGGTGCCCAGCGCGATGGCGTCGTGGGCGACGGCTCGCTCTCGATCCAGGCCGGCTCGATCCTCAATCTCTCGGTCGCCTCGAAGGTTGCGGGCGATGCCCTCACCCCCGGCAGCAGCGCCTATCAGGGCCAGTTCAGCGGCCAGCTCCACCTCCGTGCCTCCGTGCTCGGAAACGACATCCGCGTGAGCGCCCTCGACGGCACGATTCGCGATGCCTCCAGCGTCATCGTCGAAGGCTACCGCCTCTACGATCTCACCTCCAGCGGAGGCAACATCACCACCGCGGTGCAGAATCAGATCCGCAGCGACGCCGCCGCCTTCTTCGGCGTGAATGGCACTGCGAGCGCGAATTCCGCAGCCATCACCCAGCGACTGCTCGCGAACAATCCCGGCCTCGAGTCGATCCTCGTTCTCGCCCCCGGCGCGGAGATCATCAACCGCACCGGCAACCTCACGCTCGGTTCCTCTACCTCTAACCAGAGCGCCGATTGGGATCTCTCCGGCTTCCGCTTCGGAGCCAAAGGTGCCGCGGGTGTCCTTACCATGCGCGCTGCGGGAGACCTCGTGCTCTTCAACGCGCTCAGCGACGGCTTCACGCCCACTCTCGCGAACTCCGATCCTTCATGGCTCTGGACCGCCCGTCTCGCGAACTACAATGCCGCCCTGCCGGCGAACGCCCAATCCTGGTCCTATCGCCTCACCGCCGGCGCCGATCTCTCCGGCGCCGACTTCGCCGACACCATCAGGACCAGCACCGGCTCGCTGAAACTCGGCAAAACCGGAACCAACATCGCGAGCTCTACCGGCATTACCGCCACCACGCTCTCCGCGATCACCAATCGCTTCCAGACCATCCGCACCGGCAGTGGCGATATCGAGATCAATGCCGCGGCGAACGTCCAGTTCCTCAATCAATTCGCCACCATCTACACCGCCGGCACCCGCGTCTCGGACCCCACCATGGGCGGCACCTTCCGACTTCCTAGCTTGAGCCTCACCGGTCTGCCCTCGTCCTTGGGCAATGCACAGCAGACCTATGCCGCGCTTTACAGCATGGCCGGGGGCGATGTTCGCATCCATGCGGGCAACAACATCGAGCGTCTCACGCTCACGAACGGCAACCTCGTCGCCGATTCACAGTTCCAGATGCCGTCGAACTGGCTCTACCGCCGCGGCTATGTCGATCCGGCCACCGGCACCTTCGGCATCAACCGCCACGGCGAATCCGCATCCACCACCTGGTGGATCGACTTTAGCAACTTCTTCCAAGGCGTCGGAGCCCTCGGTGGCGGGGATGTCACGATGACCGCCGGCAATAACATCAGCAATGTGGACGCGGTCGTCCCGACCAATGCCCGCATGCCCGGCTACACCGACTCCACCCAGACGACCCGCGTCCGACCCGATTCTTCCAAGCTGCTTGAACTCGGCGGCGGCGACTTGCTCGTCCAAGCAGGCAACGACATCGATGCCGGCGTCTACTACGTCGAGCGCGGCCACGGCTCGCTCGATGCGGGCGGCAGCATCCACACCAATGCCACCCGTTCGGTCCTCGCCCAGAGCAACATCAATGTGGGTCAAGGCACGACCTATACCCAGCTCCCGACGACGCTCTTCCTTGGCAAGGGCGGCTTCGACATCAGCGCGCGGGGCGACGTGCTTTTGGGCCCGGTCTCGAATCCGTTCCTTCTTCCCGGGGGACTGCTCAACAGCTTCTGGCACAAGAGCTACTTCTCGACTTACGCGCAGGACTCCTACGTGAACGTCAGTTCGCTCGGGGGCGATGTCACCCTGCGCAACGCCGCCACCATGCCCGGTCAAACTGAGGCCGAAGCGGTGCCTCTGCTCCAGAGCTGGTACTCTAACAAACTCCTCTACGCTCCCACGCTCTCCGCCTCGGATGCGAAGCCGTGGCTGCGCTTGAACGAGACGGCGATCGCGCCCTTCGAAACGATGTTCACGCTGCGGCCTGGCTCGCTGGAGGCCACCTCCTTCAGCGGGGATATCGCGCTTGTCGGCAGCTTCAACCTGTCGCCCGCCGCGAAGGGCTCGCTCGAACTGCTCGCCTCGGGTTCGATCAATGCCCTCCAGCCGAACGGCGTCGTCAATCTCAAGGGCGTAACCACCACCATGTGGGGCCGCTCCCTGATCAACCTCTCCGATGCCGATCCCGCAGCCATCCCCGGCATCGCCACGCCCTTCGCCTACCAAGTCCTCGCCGGGACCTCGAATAGCGCAGCATCCACCGGTGGTCTGCTTTTCCTCGATTTCGTGAACCGCCTCTTCGCGGAATCCGGCGGCACCATCGGCCAGAACACCGTGCTGCAGACCAAGCAGGCGCTGCATGCCGCCGGTCTGCTCCATCGCGATGACGAGGAGCCCACCCGCATCTACGCGGGCAGCGGCGACATCTCCGGCCTCACCCTGTTCTCCCCGAAGGAGACCCGCGTGATCGCCGGCCGCGATATCGCGGACATCGCTCTCTACATTCAAAACCTCCGTGCCTCGGATGCCAGCATCGTCGCCTCCGGCCGCGATCTCTCGCCCTACGACTCCTCCAGCCTGCTCCGTGTCGCTTCGCAACAAAGGGCGAATGCGATCAACGATGACAGCGCGCCGCAAGCGGGCGACATCCAGATCAGCGGCCCCGGCTCGCTTCAGGTCCTCGCCGGTCGCGACCTCGACCTCGGCACCGGCCCGAACAATCCCGATGGCACCGGCACCGGCATCAACAGCATCGGAAATACCCGCAACCCCTACCTGCCCTTCGATGGCGCGGATCTCGTGGTCGGCGCTGGCATCGGCGCTTCTGCCGGACTCTCGGCCAGCAACCTGAACATCCCGGAGTTCATCGACGCCTACGTGCTCACGCCGGAGGGTGAGAAATACCTGAAGGAAATCGCGCCCGGCATCGTCTTCGCCGATCAACCCGAGGAAGAACAAGCCCGCCTCGCCCTCGAAGTCTTCTTCCGCCTGCTCCGCGACGCGGGCCGGAACTACGCCATCAATGGCAACTACGACAGCGCGCTCGACGCCATCAAGGTGCTCTTCGGCACCGAGCCGGTCTGGGATGGCGACATCCTCACCCGCGCCCGCGACATCCGCACCACCAATGGCGGTGACATCGCCATCCTCGCCCCCGGCGGCGGGCTTCAACTTGCCAGCACCATCCTCGGCAATCCGCTCTCGCCTCCGGGCATCATCACGGAGAGCGGCGGCAATATCTCGATCTTCGCCAACAACGACATCAACATCGGCATCGGCCGCATCTTCACGCTCCGCGGCGGCAACGAGATCATCTGGTCCACCAAGGGCGACATCGCCGCCGGCTCATCCTCGAAGACCGTCCAAGCCGCCCCGCCCACCCGCGTGCTCATCGATCCCCAGAGCGCCGCGGTGGAAACCGACCTCTCCGGCCTCGCCACCGGCGGCGGCATCGGTGTGCTCGCCACCGTGAAGGGCGTGCCGCCCGGCAACGTCGATCTCATCGCGCCCGAAGGCACCGTCGATGCGGGCGACGCCGGCATCCGCGTCTCCGGCAATCTCAACATCGCTGCGAACCAAGTGCTGAACGCCGGCAACATCGCCGTCACCGGCAGCAGCGCCGGCACCCCGGCCGCACCATCCGCCCCGAGCGTCACCACCGTGACGACCACTGCCAATACCGTCTCCTCCACCGCGGAAGACGCAGCCAGCAACACCGCAGCGACCAAGGAAGAGGAAGCAGAGCCCGAGCTCATCCAGCCCGACTCCGAGATCTCCGTCGAACTCATCGGCTACGGCGGTGGTGAGGATGAAGACGAAGAAGATGACGAAGAGGAGGCAGAAGAAGAGATCAGCCAATAA